Genomic window (Desulforegula conservatrix Mb1Pa):
CCATGAAACCGGCTGAGTTCAAAGATCTGTGGAACGAGCAAAAGGTCAATGCCTTCGCTGTTTCAGGGGTGTCCAATATGGACACGGTTATGGATCTTTACAAGAGCATAGGCAAGGCAATTAGTGAAGGCCAGTCCTTCGGAGCCTGGAAAAAACAGCATTCTGATCTGTGGGAGCAGAAAGGATGGACTGGCAAGTCGGCATGGCGTGTGGATAACATCTTCAGGACAAATGTGCAGACAGCCTTTCAGGTCGGACGCTTCAAGCAGATGTCACAGGTCACGGACGACATGCCCTTATGGCAGTACAGCGCCGTGTCAGACAGAAGGACAAGACCGACTCATCTTGCGCTAAATGGCCAGGTTTACCGCCATGATGACCCGTTCTGGGATAGCTGGTATCCGCCAAATGGCTACAGATGCAGATGCACTGTCAGGGCGCTGAGTGAAGGCCAGGCCAAACGAAAAGGCCTTGAGATTCAATCAGGCATGCCCGGACTTATAGAGCCTGTGGATCCAAAGACAGGAAGAAAAATGCCAGCCAGGCCGCTTATACCTGATCCGGGATTTAATTTTCATCCGGGAAAGGCGCATTATCAGCCTGATCTTTCAAAGTATCCGGCGACCCTGAAACAGAGGTTTCTTGAAAAGTTTCTGGAAAGAGCCTGCCCTGATGACTGGATGGATTTTTCAGAGTCCTCGTGCTTCAAGCGCCTCAAAAAGCATTTGAAACAGGAAGACCTTGAAAGCCTTCAGACCCTTGCCTGGGCAGAGGGTGAACGAATGAAGCAGGGATACAAAGAATGGGTGGCAGGAGTCATCGAATCCATGCAGCCGAAAGGTGAGGTTTATCCCATGGCCAATCTGCCGCTCAAGGTCTGCAACAACATGGAAAAGCAGCCACAGCTGGCTCTGGTTGTAATTGATGATCATGCGGTCACCCATCTTGTCAGGGAAACAAAAAAGGCAAGAGGAAAAGCCATAACACCGGATGAAGTGGCCGAACTTGCGGACAGATTCGCAACAGCTGAATGGTATCTGGATCAGGAAGATCCGGCGGTAATCATGATCTGGGTACGATCAGGAGACGAACTGGTGAAAGTGATTATCAGGACAGACAGGAAGGTCGGCAAAGGAGTTGCGAATCACGTTACAACGGCTGGTTTGGTTGAGAGCCATAATATTGAAAACCATCCACGCTACAAGAAGGTAACTCTATGAGCATGTCTCAGCACGGGAGGACGACCATTCCCTCCATTGGAGCATCCTTCAAGGATGGATCCCGACTCGCCAGGCCGATTTTCGAGTCCTCATGCCGAGACAGTTTTTAATTATTTTAACGCCTCAACGGAGGAAAGGCAATGGGTAAGTTTATCGAGGTTTTAAGAGCAGGAACATTCACAGCCAAGTCAGGAAAGCCGGTTTCATTTACTGAGGCGGATCTGGACGCCATAGCGGCAAACTATGACCCGGCAAAAAATCCTGCGCCGCTTGTATTTGGTCATCCAGAGGATTCTGATCCGGCTTTTGGCTGGGCCGAAGAGTTCAAACGCAAGGGCGATATTCTGATGGCCAGATTCAAAGACGTTCCGGAGGTGGTCAAGACCCTCGTAAACAATGGCCATTACAAGAAAGTCAGCATTTCCCTTGCCGCAGACAAAAAGACTGTGCGCCATGTCGGCTTGCTGGGGGCTGTTCCTCCGGCTGTGCCTGGTCTGGCTGATGTGAAGTTTTCGGAGGGAGAGTCTTTAACAATAGAAATGTCATCAAAACAGGAGGCAGGCATGGACATAGAAGCGCTTAAAAAGAAACTGGACGAAGAAGAAAAGGCAAGAATAGCGGCTGAAGACAGGGCCAAAACAGCGGAAGACGGGAAAAAAGCCGCAGAAACAGAGTTGTCATCCATAAAAGACGAAGCCTCAAAAACAGCGGTTGAAACAAAGATTGAGGAGCTGATTTCAAAAGGCAGAATCCTGCCTGCTGGCAAAGACGTATTGACAGCGGTTGCCCTGTCTCTCGGCAAAACAGGCGATGAAATCGAACTATCCAAAGGCACTGGCAAAAAAACTCTCCAAGATCATCTTTTCG
Coding sequences:
- a CDS encoding phage protease, whose amino-acid sequence is MGKFIEVLRAGTFTAKSGKPVSFTEADLDAIAANYDPAKNPAPLVFGHPEDSDPAFGWAEEFKRKGDILMARFKDVPEVVKTLVNNGHYKKVSISLAADKKTVRHVGLLGAVPPAVPGLADVKFSEGESLTIEMSSKQEAGMDIEALKKKLDEEEKARIAAEDRAKTAEDGKKAAETELSSIKDEASKTAVETKIEELISKGRILPAGKDVLTAVALSLGKTGDEIELSKGTGKKTLQDHLFDFLGTLPENGLLNEFSNPGDGGKETALPEDLTSKV
- a CDS encoding phage head morphogenesis protein translates to MGTLYRREGIVMAKPEALPFKEAIAFWESKVPMKPAEFKDLWNEQKVNAFAVSGVSNMDTVMDLYKSIGKAISEGQSFGAWKKQHSDLWEQKGWTGKSAWRVDNIFRTNVQTAFQVGRFKQMSQVTDDMPLWQYSAVSDRRTRPTHLALNGQVYRHDDPFWDSWYPPNGYRCRCTVRALSEGQAKRKGLEIQSGMPGLIEPVDPKTGRKMPARPLIPDPGFNFHPGKAHYQPDLSKYPATLKQRFLEKFLERACPDDWMDFSESSCFKRLKKHLKQEDLESLQTLAWAEGERMKQGYKEWVAGVIESMQPKGEVYPMANLPLKVCNNMEKQPQLALVVIDDHAVTHLVRETKKARGKAITPDEVAELADRFATAEWYLDQEDPAVIMIWVRSGDELVKVIIRTDRKVGKGVANHVTTAGLVESHNIENHPRYKKVTL